GGAGGGAGCTTGCCCTTTTGATATCGATACGCGATATGCCAATGACAGGTGTTTACGTCCGACGAACAAACTGTAGCATGCCATCCGATTTGTACGAGTAAAATCAGGAAACTTTGATGAACATGCCGATGAGATCGCGCCAATGAACTTCTGGCCTTGAAAACGATTGCTGTTTGCCCCGCCTTGAATAGTCTTGAGGATTTAAAATTCGTGGCAAGAGTAACCGATTACAACGAATGAATAAAGGAACAAGAGCCGATAACAGAAGTTAGTAAGTAAACTAGAAGGCGATAAACTGCGAAACATGAAGTGAACTAGAAAACTCATGAAGATTGCTTGGAAATAACAttgctccgtttggattagctgttttttgggtgtttttaaaaaattttactgtcCAGAGTTTTTAAagtatatttgaaaattttttatagtatttgaaaaactaatttttggagGACAGATCTTTCAAACTAAGCGAGCGTGCTGATTTGTACAAAAATTAATATCAATCTGTTAAAAAcatgaaatgggaaagaaatGATTGcataaaaatattgaaatcCTAACAATTAACCTAATATTTCTAAGGAAACTTTGGAAAATCGGAAGTACATACATAGCCTATGACTCCTAAAATGCCattaaaatgaaagaaatatCATCATAGTTGCCATACTGTATAAAGAGTGAAAGTGGTGTCTTCAACCTGATGTTTCTTCTTACATTTACAGCGACAAGTtgccttcaaaaccaaaagaACCCACTAATTTCATAGTCCACGTCATTCGACCTAAATCCATCATTGGTCGCGTAACTATCCActcttatatttattttagataaCGTAGTCACCACGCTCCTAATATGTACCGCAGAGATATAAGCTGATGCACGCATCTTTGCTTGGGCCAACAACTACTATCGTATCATCAGCTCTATCCTTATTCGGCGCCTAACCAATTTGTCACGGTTGTCGTACACATCAGCAACCATGTATTTGCACACGTCGGCGAGTACATAAATATCAACTATTGTTACAGATCGATCATCCATGGAACCTTTACGACTCAAATCTATTAACCTTAATCTTCAACTAGCAGCGTGGATTATAAATTTTTCATTGCTGATTTATGAAGATTAGTTAAAAATCAAACCCCCCATGTAATCGATTTTAAATGGAAGCTGCCGACAAACTCCTATCTGCTGATCAGCTATAAATTGTATTTATCGGCATCATATGGCTAATTATCTATCTATCAATAATCCACCAACAAAtagggcttttttttttatcacgtTTCCCTCGCTCCTCTTGTTAAGATCTTAAGCTtgttttgtgaattttgaagatgaaatcaattttttcaCCATAATAATATTGGTAGTGTTCCGGCTAAACTTCTGCACAGCAGAGGACAGAGCCCATCTTCAGTTCACTAAAGAAGAAGACGGTGTGGTGTATTCTATCAATCTCTCAAGGGTTTAGCATTTAGACTATTAGGCCGAGATTTCACTCTGATTTTGTTTTGGACTTGTGGGTGTTGTCGTTTGTTTTAATGACAGTAGGGTATTAAAAGGCAAAATCTGAAACTCCGGGAGTGGAACAACCATCATTAGTGAGTACTTAATAATAAATCTCTAATTAATACAAGTAAAGTACTCTAATACTACCTCCTCCCGCTCCCCCTCCCCAAAAAATGGCCGGCGGGGGTGTAGAACCAAACTAGAAATTAATTAGACGAGAAAAGAAAGTCAAATCAAATGGGGACCGGATTTTCCTATTCATCAGGCACAAGATTAACGTGTATGGTAGTATAAAAACAAACGCAGGCTCCAGTTCGCTGTCTCATCGGCCTGGCTAAATAATTTCCCAAATCCATTTTTGGCGGAGAGGAGCAGTCAAATTCATTGCACTCTTTCGAACGAGGCGAGAGAGGTGTAGAGACCGAAATAAGGGCGGACAGAATTCGATCAATCAAGAGATGATAAGAGTGGGGATGATGGTGGAGCTTCTGCAGGAATACAAGAGTTTGGTAATGGCAACTCTGAGAGAGCAGATGTCTCTTCCCACTCCCAGGCCGCCTTCTTTTCTGTTCCTCGGAACCCTTCCCTCTGCCTCAACCGCCATCCTCCGCCGCCACCACGACTCCGACTCCTCTACTTTCTTCGTCTATTTCTAGCCACGTTCAATTATTCTTCCTTCTCTTCTCATCACGGAGCGGTGTCCATGACGCATCGAATTTTTGTTTTTCCGGCACCAGTTTATTCTTGTCCTACTCTCACGAGTTATTACAGCAAATAGCAGTTGTGGTTTGTGTTGGTtattgatttattattattattattattattgaacGACGACGTACTACCAATACGAGTTTTTCTTGATTCttgctattattattattgttatcatCATCTCCAATTCATCCAAATGTGTTAGACTCTTAGTTGGGGGGGATAAAATCAGTTAAAGGAATCcataatttttgtttaattcgAGTTTCTCTTAAAGCAATCCATCTACTTCCTGCACCTGCCTATTTATCCCCCAAAAAACGCGTTGGTTGTTTGCAAAAAGTACACGTACCTTATTATTTTGTGTAAAGCATTTTCAGTTTAATCTTCACTTTCATCATTGCAACACTTCCTTTTTAGTATTTTATATATATCTTCCCCTTCAGTTTCTTCACACCTCTGTCATCctaaataaaatcacaaaaccATAAAATTTGCCACTCActgaaaatttttgaagaaaaaatacaCACTACTAATTGAAATTGTTGTCGAAGGTTGGTTGAACAGCGATGCTATGCTGTGTGACATGAAACGTGGGTTCATACTCAAACTAGATTGTTTATAGTCTCGAAATTGAATTTTGAGTATcgatttttgttttctatacAAAATGTTTccacaaaaaattttataattgttCTAGACATATAATGGCCCTTAATTTCGCAAGCCAGTTATTTGCTAGGCTTTATCAATAGAAAAATGCTATAGTAAATGacttaaacaaattaaagaatAAGCTACTTCCTTGATTTTAGTGATTCCCATATTTGTGCTCTATCACTTAATAATGTCAGATAAGTTACCTCCTTGATTTTAAGAATTCCATGTTTGTGTCTATGGCGTCTCGAAGGATTCCATGTTTGTGTCTATAGCGTCGTAATATTGTGATTTACAATGGTTGTTTGTAGAAATTCTCATATTTGTGTCTATGACGTCTTGATTTTAAGGATTCCATATTTGTGTATATAGCGTAGTAATGTCGTGATTTACAATCACTGCTGGTAGGGATTTTCATGTTTGTTTCTATTATTTAGTGACATCATCATTTACCGTCGCTATTTTTTATAGCCGCAATGTCATAATTTACCTTTTTATAGGTGGACTCTGCTAATATGGGTTGAGTCAAAACTTGTTCACTAAAATcctatttgataattcaatttaacatttaaatttaatatattcaaatcTTAATTATTTAAACGcatttgataactaaaaatcaaacatttaaattcattaagtggcactgaattttctagataaaattTGCTCCTAAAAATAAAGCCCATGCTTGATAACCAATTCATCATTTAAAattaatggaatcaaattttaacatattcagaccgtttgacaatcaaaaattgaacattcgaattaattaagtgacactggATTTTCTAGACAAAAGTTACTcctaaaattaagtgataaactattcacttattatTGAATGCGATAtgtactcaaatgtattagatttaatacttaacaattcaataatttaatggattcaaacttcagttttcaaatttcaattttatcaaatacatCCTAAGTTATGAGTTGTTCACTTATtatttaatgtgatatatattcaaatatatcaaatttaatacttaacaagtTAATAATTTAAgggatttaaatttcaaattttagatttcaattaTATTAAACGCACCCTAAAGTTtgttatatttaaaaaatggcGTTTCTAAAGGATGATAAGAAAATCTAAGTTCACGTCTCTTTTAACTAATTGGTAGTTGAGGAGTTTTGCTTCCGAGTTATAATTTAGATTGCATGCTcaatttatgactaatattttcttttggtATTTCCAGACATGTCATTGGATTATGTACTATATTTTCTGTTTCGTAAGCCTACCTGTCAACTTGCAAGTTGAAGAGTACGCTGAGATCATAATCCGAACAGAGCATCGGCGTGTGCTCTCGAACTGACCTGCAATGAGCCGAACAACAGGATTGGCTCTCCATTGCGACTCCGACGCTCAAATCAGTTAGGAAGTACGTGGGGATAGAGAAAGTAATAGTATTATGTAGCGTAGAGTACCTTGTTGGATTCCCTCCATTCCTTATTTATAGAACTGCTAGGGATAGCCTCTAAGGAGTCCAAAGTTATCCCCCTACCCACAGTAGTTATTCCATTAGAATATGAGTCCTACTGTGTTATTAGAAGCGGAGTCCTCTTGGACTCTAACCCTAACCTTATCTCAAAAAATGAGGAATCCCTTATCAGTTGTCTGCCGGATCGATCACCCAAGATCTTTGGTCTCTACTCAAACCCGATGAAAAAAATGGAATCACTTCTTATGGACTCGTTGAGAACGATTCAGATCTAGTTCATGGCCTATTAGAAGTAGAAGGCGCTCTGGTGGGATCTTCACGAACAGAAAAATATTGCAGTCAGTTTGATAATGATCGAGTGACATTGCTTCTTTGGGCCGAATCGAGGAATCCCTTAGATATGATGCAGAGCGGATCTTGTTCTATCCTTGATCAAAGATTTCTCTATGAAAAATATGAATCGGAGTTTGAAGAGGGAGGAGGAAGGAGCCCTTGACCCCCAACAGATAgagaaaaatttattgaattacATAGTTTGGACTCCTAGAATATACCACCCTTGGGCCTTTCTATTTGATTGTATCGAAAAGCCCAATGAATTGAGATTTTCCTATTGGTCCAGGCCATTTTGGGGCAAGCAGATCATTTATGATGAAGAGAATGAGCTTCAAGAGAATGATTCGGAGTTCTCGCAAAATGGAACCGTGCAGTACCAGATATGAGATAGATCTTTCGGTCAATGACCGAACAGGCTCATATGTTGGACCGAACTGGCTAGAAGAACTAACACATGTCAGTGGACAATTGGCTCCTCTACATAGGTTATTATGGGATGCTCATAATGCAATGAAATTATAATTATAAGCCATCCAAACGACTAATATAACGCAAAAATCTCACTGGAGAAAATGTGACCCTCAAAGCCGGCTACAGTTTGCAAAGCAGCATGGTCCATATGAGCGAGCGAGCAAGCGTGTTTCGTAACTAGGATGAAGATGCCAAGACACTAAAATCCATAATCACCAAAACTGAAAGCATTACAACTTAAAGCTCTGCATAAGCGAACTCGCAACagtagcaccaaaaaaaaagaagcacagAGACCAGTCAGCCGTTGAGCCGACAAATATTTTTCTCTACTAAGATGATCCCGCAAATGTCAAGcgcaaaaagggaaaaaataaaaatgacaatCCTAGCTATCATTTAGGTGAATGATTAAACAAAATGGTGCCACCATTTCGAACTCTTAACACTGGAATgcatcaaaaattggtaaaagacCATGGTCCAATTTTAGGTTGTTAGCTCCATGATAGCACTGACGATATCTCCATCGTGGGCCTTGAGAGCCTTGACAGCCTTGCACCTCGTCACCCCCGCCTGAGTCATCACCAAATCGATATCACGAGGCTCGACACCAGTCTCATCaatctcttcctcttcttcatctGCCTGTACTGCAGCACCTGAAGCAGAGATATCCGACTTGGCCATCACAGAGCCCATGTCCGGCATCCTGAACTGCTGGGCTGCCTGTGTCTGCAGCTGAGAGCTCAAGTCCTCTATCTTAGCTTCTCCGAATATCACGTAGGTATCAGAATTTGGGCTTTTGAACACATCTGGTTTTGAGATGAAAAACAATATCTGCAAACAGTTGAAGACGATTGGAGAGAACTGAGAAGGGACCAACACGAGGCaaacaaaatgaaataaacaGAGGATAGAATACAGGCCTACATTTTTGGTTCTCTTAATGGTGACCCTAGTGACACCAGTAACAGGTTTCATTCCTAGCTTCAACATTGCCTTGCGGCTCTTCTTTTCACTCCTGCTCTGCTTTGAACTCTCGTTAGTGCCTGCAAGTAAATGTCAATCAGTATAATTCAGCAATGTCAAAGCAGCAAGGTGGTTGCAAAGCAAGGAGAACAACCACCACTAGAATACCACTAACCAAGAGCGACGCAGCTAGTGAATCTATCATCTGATTCACACGTACTACTAGAATACACCATCATGAACCAAGAAATGCAGCAGTTGgaacttttcaaatttgagtTGAATGCATTAGGGGGGACTAGTCTGAATATTTCAACCACAAGAGGATTGAGGAGGGAACATACGATACAAGTAGCATTTATTAATTGCCCACCAAACATGGAGCACTACAATTGGTAACCCAACTACTAGCAAACTAAGCATGAAGCAGAAGTACTTTATGACGGAcataaatataaagaaaaaaaaaaccccccccCCAAAACGGGACATCTAGAACAGGAAAAACAAGAGTAAACAAATACTACTAAGAAAACCTTGGGCACCGTCTTCTTTGTCATCATCCTCGTCGTCGGAATCGTCGGCATCGTCTTCGTGGTCGTCTTCGTCTTTCACGTCCTCCACTACCGGCTCATCTCCCTGCAAATTAAtccttttaaaaaattattaagcgAGCATATCAAAGATTAAAAAAGGCAAaccgaaaaaggaaaaaagaactcGCGCGGATAATAACGTCTTGACtgataaaaatatttaaaaacagaaaaggaaaagaagattaaaagaaaaatgaagaaggtaGAAGAAGTTGGCTAGTAAACTGAGAACCTGAAGCTTTTTGTCGACGTCAAGTTCTTCGACGACGGGGCCCGGCATGGCTTTCTTTGATTGCTTCTGCTTGCTTTACCAGATGATGGAGAAACAGAGTGAGAGAGGCACAGCGGGTTGCGACGACTGGAGGATATACCTTTGTTGGAGTAAGGACGGAAAGATTttgttttgggttttttttttcttttttgaaactagggttttccaCATATTGGTGGGTATGGGCCTTTAGCTGTTGGATCTAGTGTCTTTACCTTCCTGTCCTCATTTGAAGCCCAAAATGTTCCTCCTCTTGCTCGCCTGCTTGACGTCTCTCATTTCGTTAAGATTTGTCAGGCTAATCTTTGGTTTTCTTATTGACGAGAAAACATCCAAATCATTATTGTTTTTatcaaaagaagggaaaaaaatttcaaatcatttttttgctcaaaagaattatttgcaaaagttcATTCGCAAGtatcatcaacacattttctaatcacctcagtatttttttaaaaataaattattttaaataatttaccATCCAAACACACCCAAATAATATACTATTGAAGCACATATTTACTTTCGTTGCTCCTCTTTTTTTACTAATCATTTTATTCCAAAACTTTTCTACGCCCATATGCGGCGGCAGAAAAGAACTTTTACGTAAATATAGTATaatttttttctctcctaagtTATGAGTGGTCTCTGCTCTTCGTTCTCTTGTAGCGAGTATATCTATGATCGTCATTAATATTAGTATATTAGTTTGTTAGTAAAATTAAAACAATTTTATCCAGGCCAGGGGGAAATGATTGCAATAGCAACACGACCATTGCTGATCAAATTCACAGTTCTGTGCTGGAAACTTTGAGAAAAAATTCGCACGATATCCAAAACGGCGAGCCCCCTGTCAACCTTGACAATGATTAATCTAATCAAACAAAAGAATTCATAACGCGCCGATTCCTGCTCACCGACATGTATTGTATTACTAATCAATATGCAACTGTGGCAAAAACCAAAGAACTCCAAAGCCTGATCATCATCCTATACGAAATTATTTCCGAGTAACGCAACCGAAGTCCAAACCAATCCACCTAGTCCTTCCACTAGAAATGCCCAGCAAAAAGCTACCctccaattattttgtaaccAAGGAATTTTGGCATCAGCTGAAATCCCCATCCTGCTGTTGTTTTGCTGCAAACATAAACagttggatttggaatgaacctggagattttttcttttttcttttttcttttttaaacaaACACTGCAATAGAATGGTAGGGTTATTGGGACAATCTATGTTGCCAAATCTTGCACATTACCGATCACACCGGAAGGGAAAACCATATGTCTTAATTCTGAGTATTCCGTCAGATTACCAGTTGGCAAACAAGCAGACTCGAGCGAGTCATTACTATTTATAGTGAGGTGTTCCCTGAATTCTTTCTGACCTTCCTCTCCACCCTCCAAGCAGCATTGTCTGTAGCATGGCAATGCCCCGAAGGTCCAGTCCAGTTTTTGCAAGGAGCAGCCGCATCACAAACAAAACAATAGCACTGCACCGTGCAGCAGATATTGGttacaacaaaaagaaaatagtcCCAACATCACATCAAGAAGCTGCAGCAATTATAGGATAATTATGGATTGGAttgacataaaaaaaaaaattcaacattACCAAATCACAATAGCTATCGTCAGGTGTCTGCCCAAAAGGGTTCTTGACGCAGACATGTCTGAAATGCGGGTAGTCCCTACATGCCACCTGCGGCACCAAAATGGACATGTTTCATTCAATTACCAAAACATTTTCAATTCTATTCTGGCGAAATAATCCCAACATTAACAGCCGCTACTAGTGCCAGATAGTAGCACTAACTAACGCGGGAATCAAAGTTGGTAGTAATGAAAATGttttaaggaaaaagaaaagtaccTTCCCCTTTTCCCCAACAAGAGAGACGTCAGGAGAGACACCATCCACATTCTCGACATTATTCTTGGAGGACACGCTTAATGTGAGATCATCATCCTCACCAGGATCAAAATCTAGGATGAAACAATCTTCCCTCTCCTCTATCCTCTTGATATTATCTCTGTTTTTTAGGTAAAAGACAGGTCTTAAAGGAGTCCCTTTTAGCTCTGATCTAGGCGACGGTGAAGAGCACAAATCTA
This portion of the Coffea arabica cultivar ET-39 chromosome 2e, Coffea Arabica ET-39 HiFi, whole genome shotgun sequence genome encodes:
- the LOC113729850 gene encoding nascent polypeptide-associated complex subunit alpha-like protein 2, with product MPGPVVEELDVDKKLQGDEPVVEDVKDEDDHEDDADDSDDEDDDKEDGAQGTNESSKQSRSEKKSRKAMLKLGMKPVTGVTRVTIKRTKNILFFISKPDVFKSPNSDTYVIFGEAKIEDLSSQLQTQAAQQFRMPDMGSVMAKSDISASGAAVQADEEEEEIDETGVEPRDIDLVMTQAGVTRCKAVKALKAHDGDIVSAIMELTT